CCGAACAAAaatcatatatatatagatatatatatatagatatatatatatactccactccactccactcctctcgtacatatgcacatatgtacatatgtatcgtatattgtattgtatagtcGTAGTCGTGTGCAGAGAATGTTTTCAATATTTACACATCATCAAAGTCATCAAAGTTTTGCCAATCCCTAACTGCAGCGGCGGCCCCCTTTCTGGCTCATTTCTGGTTGGAGGTGGAACTTAAATCTGGGCAAATATCGGGGATAGCTGATCGATCGGTGGGGCAGACATGAGacacatatatattttttgacAGAGCCTTCCTCTCGGCGGCCGCCTTCCTCTCTCTTCTCTTCCTCTCTTGCTTCTCTATTTGTATGCTTCTTTCTTGACTTTTTTGGCACTGCTTTGAATTTATTTTGGCACCGCAACGCTTCGAGCGTGAAAACTAAAATATATTTGTTACATATATCGATATcaatatgaatatgaatatgaatatgaatatgaatatgaatgCGAATACGAGTATACCCATATGAAGTGGTACACACTCgacaaatacaaataaaaataaaaaaaaatctaTCGCGCTCCAAAGTCAACAGCTTGCAAGTAAATTATTTACAGGTCTTAAAACGAAACGAATTTTTGCCCATTCGAAAGGGAAATGAAAACTTAGTCCTGCACCTGCACCTGCAACATGTGCAACATTCAGCAAGTGATTTGTGTGGCAACTTAAccaaaaactaaaactatAACACTATAAAACTTGAACTCAGTCAAAAGCAAACGAAGATTGAATATCGACTTCATCATCCGTAATCATGTGGCATCATATCTcgcgctctctctccctctccctctccctctctctctctctctctctcgatcCAAGAGCGACGAGCCACGATCTACCCTTCTCGATTCAGTTGCGGTTGTAGAACTTTCTTTGGTAGCGTTTGCAGCTGCTTCCCATGCTGCCAACgcctcctccagctgctgctcctcctcctgctgctccaaTGGATCCAGACGCTCCTCCTCCTAGGCCCAAGCCCatgagctgctgctgctgttgctgctgttgatgctgctgctgctgctgatgctgctgatgctgctgctgctgctgctgctgttggtgggGCAGACCAAAGCCCGTGACTCCATAGAACTGCTGCTGGCCAGCACCAACGCCCATTCCGCcgactcccactcccactcccactcccattcCCACTCCTGATCCAGATCCAACTCCTACTCCGACGACACCTGGTCCAACTCCGCCCATGCCCAGGGCTTTATTTTAGCTGGACGCCCCTAGCTGGTTCTTCATGTGtgcggcggcagcagcggcagctgcCGCGGCCGCAAACGGAGAGCCGCCTCCGGTGGGCGTCTGGGGtccattgttgttgttgtggtcgCCGGGTGTGCGCGGACCGTTGACCATGCCCACGCCCACACCCCCGTTGGCGACGCCTGGTCCTCCGCCGAGCAGTCCGCCGGCGGCACCCGGGGCCCCAGCGGCGCCAGTGGGCGAGCCCTGGCCTAGCGAGGAGACATGGCGCTTCAGCATCGGATGATTGGCCATCGAGGCGAAGACCAGCCGCTCCTCGTAGTCGTACTCGCAGAGAATTTTGTTCTCGCACAAATAGAACCGATCGCCCACGCAGAATCTGTAAAAAGACCAAAGGGGAAAGGCGGTTAGAGGTTAGATGTTAGAGGTTAGAGGTTAGAGCAAAGGTGCAACGAGCATTGGGGAAAGGAGAAAGCGGCTTGGGGCAGTGCGGTTTGGCAGCAGGAAGTGGAAACGATTTTTCCACACGCTTAAGCAAGGAGAAACCAAAAGGAGGTACCAGGCAAAAGGAGCCAGAGGAAGGGCCAGGAGCCGGAGACAAAGATGACAATTGACAGCGGTTCAGCGGCAGAGAGGTGGAGTGGTTGAAAGGTAACCCCAGGAACTGTGTATTGCAGGATTGAAACAAAAGCAAATCAGACGAAGAAGCAGgaagagccagagacagaaCACATCAGGAAGAAGGACGAAGGACGAAGGACGAAGGAGGAAGGCCCAGAACCAGGACGAAGGAAGTCTGATAAGCATTTGAAAATGTCGCTCTGCTGTCAGCGACAGTTAATGGTGTGGGGAGGTGTGGGGTGGTGCCTCTTCCGGGAGCTTGGAGtggtgtggagtggagtgcagTCATCCGACTGCAAATGAAGTCGCTCCGAGCGGGGCATCCCATCCTGCCCAGCCCCAACTCCTCTCGGACCTCCCCACTTCCCCAATCCCCAACTCCATGAATCCCTTTGTCAAAATATTTATGTTAGCACCTGTACGGCAACCGACCACGCCCAGTGCCCAGTGCCCAGTGCCCAGTCCCCATTCCCGATTCCCATCAACAGAGAAAACAGAGAAAGCGAGAGCTCGCATTACAAACCAAAAACAGAAGGCAAACACGGGGCTAGGGGCTAGGAGTCCCCGATTCAAACAGAAAGGAATCCCAAGGCAGACGAATGAATGCCCTGATCGCATGCCTCCACATTCTACGAATGGAATCATCGTCAGCTTTTTGATGATCGCAGAAAACACTCGTATTGTCCATCAACAAATTGGAGGGACTGGACCTCGGAATTAGTGCTCTCTCCTCCGATTTGTGAGGATACTATCCCTGAGACTGCCATCGATTTGTGGATGGGTATTCCTTCAATCAAATCCTATATTCGTAGACAGCTGGAATCGATCTCTTTTGGATTCGGAATACACCCTTCCGTCCCCTCCCTGCTGTTCCCTGCATTACAGAAAAAACGTTTAAAGTTTGACAAGTACACGGGGTGGTGTCTCTCTCCCCCGGGGTGCGGGGGGGACAGCCACTGACACTGACTCCTGCATCCCATGTGGACGGCAGAGAGGACTCTGGTGGAGCGGGGGCAGAAATCAGCTTACAGCAGGACTTACAGCGGATATGAAATTTGGCTTTTGATTTACGTCAACATTTTTTGGCCTGCTTCTGGTCGCTCCTGCCGCTGAAGTTGGAGGCTGGGAGTCCCAATCGATTGATGGAACGAGTGGGCGTGGCAATGGCAGTGGCCGTCGTGTGTGTCCTCAAAAAAATGCTTTGTTTATCTaccaaaaacacaaaaaataatctacgaaaacgaaaacgagtCAACAAAGTGGAAAgtttttcttgttttcttgGTGGCTGAATGCAGCAGTGGCAGCCTTTGGTTTTTTGTGCCACAGAGCGACACAGCGCACCTGTGACATGGccgcagagagagagagagagagaggaggacCACGCGGCATGGACGAGGatgaggacgaggacgaggacgagttGATAAGTGAGTCCATGAGTCCACCAAGGAGCGTGGGGTTCCagggagtgtgtgtgtgtgtgtgtgtgtgtgtgtgtgtgttcgcaCATCCGGgcagtcgcagcagcagcagcaggaccaAAAGGAGGCAACAAATTGTCAACAGGAAAtacagaaaaagaaaaacaacgGAGGGAAATACGACGAAAGATTTGACTTGGGCTTTGGCTTGGATTCCCTTCCTTCGCGGAAGGTTGAAGGAAGGAGCAGTCGTCGAATGCTGACGACAGGAAATTATGCAAACCTCACGGTCGTCGGCGGCAGGACGAGGCAGTGCGGCATTGCATCCTGCAACAAACAGAATTTCCCCAAACAGCAACAGGAACCCAACAGGAATCCAACTGCGGGAAAAACTCTTTTTGTTTGCCCGCATTTTAAATGTggcagcaacagaagcaggagcaacagcaacagcaacagcagcagcaggagcggGCAGCCACATTGCCACAAACAGTCCCGGTTGCAAGTCACCCGCTGGCCATGCGGACACGCCTCAATGGTTTTTTTTGGCAATTGAATTAATTTACGTGAAAAATTGATTAGCCAGAGGACACGGACGCGGACACGGACACGCAGGAGGGAAAGGAAGGATCTCTCCTGCAGATCAATCCACGAGTCGACCAGAGGACGCACGAAGCACGTAGAACGTAGCACGTAGCGCGTAGCGCGTAGCAGGAGGCAGGATCAGGGTTCGTTGCACTCCAAGGATGGGGAAGGCAGCGGGCAGCGGGCAGGACCGCGACTCCTGTTACATTTTTAAAGTCAATTTTCGACGATGCGAAAACAAAAGCGACACAGAACGGGGCGCCACGGACGGGGGGCAGCCCCCACGCGGATGGAGACGATTCTCACAATATGCCAATATGTTTTAACatttatttcaatatttttgttgGTGCCAGCGATGCCGTGTGGTGCCGTGTGGCGgcatttttaatatttaatgcTCCGCCCCTTGCTGCTGCACAATCACAGGGAGGCAGGAGACTTGGGGTGGCATAACAGAGGCATATGTGCACCCTCATTATTAATGCAGAGAccccgaaacgaaacgaaacgaaaacgaaacgaaaacgaaacgaaaacgaaGCGAAAAATATTGACCAGAAGGAACCGAATGAGACGATGCCCCCCTGCCACAGACGTGCCACCAGTGCGGGCGGGCTGCGCCGCTTTAAAGCTCTCTCCAGAGTGACATTTCACGAATTGGCCAGAACCAATAAAATATCCACAGAATATCCTTTGAATATCCTTAGAATACACGGATAATATGCATGGGAATGGCCCTGCCGACGGCTTCAATGGCACCCAAAAGGGTTCCGAATGGGTTTCCGAAATTTATGCGGTTTTCATAGAAAATCAACGACACTAAAGGGTCGTAGTAGTAGTCGTAGTCGTAGGCGTACCCCTTCCCTCTTGTTCCTGCGTCTAAACGATGGCAATTTGCTGGCCTTGTTGCATGTACATCTAACATACACTTAGCAAGACGCCAAGTGCCACTTTGGCCGAAGATTAAAAAGGGATTTGCCCTTTCGTTGTGGCGAAAGGGCCCCCCTCCCCTGGAAAGGCCTGGGATGGTGGAGAGGAGCATTAACACTGATAGAACGGATGGTTGTTTGCATGATTGGATGATCGGTAGGGGTGggggaggcggaggcggaggcggaggcggagacaCTCACCGATGGTTGCACTGCTGGCAGGCAAAGCACTCCAAATGGTAGACATTAGTGCGGGCGCGCATCACCATCTCAAAGGCGGGGATCACCTTGCTGCAGGCGGCACAGTAGCCCGTGTTGCCAAATAATCTACAAGAAGGAGACAAATAGCGTTGCATGATAGTGCCTGTAGCTGCCACAGTCGGCGGTTCTTGCCACGCCACTCACTTACCTCAAATAATCACGCTTGCAGAGCATTAGGTTGCCCTTCGTGTAGAGGGTGGACCCCACTTCGCCCAGGCGACAGTCGCAGCAGCCGCACTTGAGGCAGTCCTCGTGCCACAGCATGTCCAGGGCGCGCAGCAGGTAACGGTCCTGGATGTGCTTGCCGCAGCCGGCGCACAGCTGGCTcccattgttgttgttgttattgttgttggccGCCGCGGCGATGCTCTGGacattgctgttgctgttgttgttgccaccattgttgccattgccgttgccgctgttCACCCCGCCGCCGTTGCTGTTGCAACCGTTGTTGGCATTCTGCCCCACGCTGTTGCCACTGTTGCTGTTCATGCTGgcggcctgctgctgctgtccggattgctgctgctgctgctgctgctgctgctgttgattcGATGAGAGCCCGACGAGTCCGGGTTCTGTTTTGGTGATATCCATAGTCATCATCTGAAAGGAGACAAACACTGCGGTTAGAACGGATCCATATACGTGGCATGCAACACAGACTACAGTATTCACGGACGCTATATCCCTCCAATAGATTTCCATTAGCGCCATCCGCGAACACCATCGCTCCGGGGATTCGACCTCGGGCCCCACTGCCGGCACCACAGACGGCACCAGCGGCACAGCAAACAAGTGCTGCAGCGGCAATGCTGCTCAGACCACTTCAAGGTACAGGCTAGATTGCATACGATAGGGCCAACGATACGCCAAAAATGTCAAAGACCGAAGATAAATGAGCTCAAAAGTATGTTGAGCTACTGAGCTTCTTCGCAGCGTATGTTGCGATCAGTTTATTGAAAAGGCGTTGATTGAGGTGCAAGTGATTGCTGGATCGAATCAAGGGCAGGCCGGCCGAAGGGCAAGCGAGGCTTCGACGAGGAGCGACAGAGCGCGAGAAACATATTGCGAAAGACTTTCCGAGTGTTGCGCAACTTTCGAAATGTTTCGAAGCATTGCCAAATGCTGCGAGGTGCTTGTGGTGCATACTTTTGGGCTGCCCAGAAAATAGTCGCTCACGAAAAAGTGTTCCCTGATGAACAGTTCCGTTTCATTCCCCTAAACTCTTCCCGATTCGTAGGGGCGGACAAAAAAGAGACGCAATGACTCGGGCTCGTCCGGGAGTTGAACCCGGGACCTCTCGCACCCGAAGCGAGAATCATACCACTAGACCAACGAGCCACGCTGGAGCCCCCCTCCACATTTGACGAATAAAACTGCTCGCTCAGCGGGGCTCTCGCACTCTCTCGCACTCTCTCCAGAGTTCTATTTATAGAATTTCTGCAATCGTCGCCGGCGATCGATCGCTGCTTCTAACTCGAGTTCTGCACtgcccgccccgccccgcccccccCAGCTCTTCCGACCgtctgtccctctctctcgcacgcgcACTCCCTAGGGGAATTTGTGGAGTGGCGCGCGGACCGCTGTCGAGCCGCCTCTTTAGCTCAGTGGTAGAGCACTGGTCTCGTAAACCAGGGGTCGTGAGTTCAAACCTCACAGGAGGCAAAGGAAGATGATCCTCTATGGGACTTTCTTCCtattttttcattttctttcgTTCTTTAGCCAGTTTTCCATAGCTTTATCCATCCGAGTCCAGAGACTACTGCTGTTGTGGCTCGATAACGTCCCCCCCCTCCACGCCCCGTACAGCATTACATTCCGAACGAAACCAGCAACAAATCAATGCAAACAAAGACTGGGCTGgggggcacacacacaaacacacacacacacacgatttAAAATAACGAGATTTATGACAAATTGGCGTTGagcgctgccactgccactgccactgccaccgcccCTGCCACTAAATAGTTTCTTGCATCGGTGGCGGGTGGCGGGTGGCGGGTGGCGGATGGCAGCGGCGAGGAAACCCTAAAATATGCATATTTTTCGACCCGTGTACGTACGGATGTACCCCCGAACCCCTAATGTGCCACCCACTCACCCGTGCACCACAATCGACGGACACAATGTGCGGCGACTGTCTGCTGCTGGGTTCTGGGTTCTGCCTCCGCTGATTGCCCGCCTCCTCCGGTGTGCGGCAAGGGGGGGCCTGGGAATGGGACAAATGGCTCGTATTAAGCCCTGCGCCATGTAGCGCCAACTGTGACCTCGAGGCAGGAGTACTGCGAGAGAGCGGGAGGAGCAGGAGGGAACCGAAGCGTTCGCCTCCGCAGCTGCTGGAAATGACTTTAATTAGACGTTTCCCTGATCCTCCCCTACCTACCCCTACCCCGGGTGGAGGGGAAGCCACCAGCAGTGATGCCCGCTGGCCAGTGGACTGACGACTCCCCGTTCGGGATGTGCGTGCCCCCAAAtgtggcactggcactggcacttgCACTTGCACTGTGGACACACCAACCGTCCCTCGACCGTCGACCCTCAGTCGACTCATAAAAATTCAATCAAATCAATTTATGTAAATTAAACGCGACGTTTCAAACAATAACAGGAGTCGAGGAGGAGTCCCGGAGTAATGGAAGCGCATCAAAACTCAATTTTGGGCAGTTGCATGCTCGTTGCATGCTCGTTGCATGCAGAatgcagcacacacacacgcacacacacacacacacaagtcCTTTCAGAGGAGGACCGCATTGTTATTTAGTttagaatgaaatgaaattgaaTGCTAAACGCCAGTGCAATCGGAATCGGCGCTTCGATATTGGACTTTCATTGCATTTTCCCCAACAATGGCAGCAATGActgcccctgccctgccccgccCCTGCCTCTAGCACCACTCTCCGTGGCAGAGTGGCAGCAGAGTTCTTCTCATTGCGGATTCATAGTTTTTGTGCCCCTCAATTAATTTATGCATTACATTTCCACCATTTCCAAAATGCTATTCAATTTGCATGCAACTTACGGGGATGCAGAGGCTGATGCAGAGGCATGCAACACAATGCCAGCGAATGTGATGCAATGCCGCGATACGCACACGCGCAAGTGCATGCGCTCTGGCGCTGGCAGcctgattgattgattgatggactgattgactgactgactgactgactgactgactgactgactgactgactgactgccATTGTGATGCACTGATGTCTAATTAGTTTAGTTTCAATTTTCAATGGAATTCCCATCTCGTATTTTTCTGAAGGAGTAATCCTGTAGACCCATTCTTCCGCCCATTCTTCCGCTCGCAAGCCTGCATTTCCGCTTCCACCTGCCGCTTTATTCGTGCCCCGTGTCCCGTGtcccgtgccccgtgccccctTCCCTTCCCCTGTTCTACGAAACTAATTGCGCGACCAACGACACTCATTAAAGCCAATCAATATTCAAATTTCACGTGCGGCACAAAAGCCAACAAACGACTGACGGGACGGACCATCGTATTCCGGTCAGTGCTTGCCCCGCCCCCTCCTCCTCTTTGTGGCGTTTTCACAGTTTAGTTTCCTAAGCGAGAggaagagggagagggagagggagagggagaggaaagGGGCTGCGTTTCGTTACGATCTGATCCGttcgttccgttccgttccgttccggaCGAGCCACCGCTCTGCTCTCCCTGCCGCTTCTCCCCCTATAATTATtatgcatatgcatatatGCATGTCCATGTGACCTGACCCCAAGTTTGTCGCAACTTAAACCCTTTTTAACCCCAATTCCGCAGTCAGTGCCACAGTGCCACGGATAGTGGCAGGGAGTGCGGCATGGAGTGAGGCATGGGGCATGGAAATTACAGGTTTGCACGCAAGTTAACGGAAGTTACTTTGGTTACCTTTCGGTTTGTGGCTCTCTGTGTGCCACATggggcaggcagcaggcagcaggcagcaggccgCATGGCAGGGCCTCCACTTAGAAATTAAGTTGATTTCTGCGGTCATCGGAGGTCGGTCGTTGGTCGTCGCTCGTCGGTTATGTTTATGGTTTATTTATTTGGTCGCTCAATCCAATTTTGTGTCATGTTTTAtgcacccccaccccccaggGGTGGGGGGTAGGGCAGGGGGCTGGCTCCTAAGTCAAGAGTTCTCTTGTGACCGGCATGTGGAGCGCATTTAATGACACTAATTAGTGGCTGCAGCTCCTCTCATGTGACAAACGCTTGCAACCCCCAATCGGGCCCCAACCGCCTGGCCCCCTGACCGCCTGACCCCCCTGTCCCCCTGTATCCGATGGGGCTTAAATCACAGTGGAAAAGTGCACCCCCTGCAACCCTTAATTggtaattaatttattttgcataatttttcgCGCTGTGCAACATTATGTTGCTGACAGCAGCAAGCATGTGGcacgttgtgtgtgtgtgtgtttgtgtgtggcaGAGTTGTGTATATTTACTTTTCGGACTTTTGGGGCCAGGCAGGCCGGCAGGCCGGCAGGCAGAAACCAGGGGCTAGATCCAGGGTGACGCAGGgaggggggcaggggcaggggcaggggcagggacagCGGTCAAAGGTGTCAAAAAGTGCGAATTAAGTGCGAATAAACGTGCTGAGCGTGCAGCGCGTGCAGAGTGCAGTAGAGACAGGAGACGCCCCTTCCCCCTGCGCCGTGTGCGTGGCAGTCGGTGAGTGCCCCACCGGCCACCTGTCTAGCATTCTGCGTAAATTTCCATCGGAGTCGcgaaaaataaatgtaaatttaattTGCACACGCAGCAGCAGTGGAAAAGCCGCTGCTGCGGAGGCAGGAAAATCGGAGGAAACAATTTATAATAAAATTATGAATGCAGCAGAAAAATACACATGGGGAGTGCCACACACTGCCACATGTTGCCACAGGCATGTGGAAGGGCAATGCACGAGTCCTGGATTCCCATAAGAGATTCCCTTTGGGGGATCCCCACTTGTTCTTTTCCTTTTCGGGGTATCtttttccttccttccttccttccttccttccttgcTTCCTTGCTTCTTTTTTGGAGATGGGATCCACTCTTTGATGATCGTCGCATCTGAGTCCCATTTGTGCACCATCCTTTGGATCGATTGGGAGATCTTTGGTGGATTGTGTGGCTTAAAGAGGGCTCAAACCACTTTAAATGGAAATTATGAAAGGCCCTCcttcccactcccactcccactcccactccctctCCTCCTGCTGCCCCCTCTTGGTTCTTGGCGTCCAATTCCATCCGCAATGTCCTTTGGCCATGCAAGGCTTCCTCTTGCTCCTCTCCCTTCCCTTCCCCTTCCGAAGAAACAAAAGTCGTCGTGGAACAGCAACAATGGCACCCGCCCCAACCCCCGAAGGAGGAGAAAAAACGTCAAGTACGCGACATGAAAACTAAAACAAAGCCAAATGGAAAAGCGAGTGGAAACCGAGAGgggaaattaaaataaaatataaagaaagaaaaaaacaagaaaacaatcaaaattcatttttaatttttatgccATAAAAATGCAGAAACGACAAAgagaggggcaggggcaggggcaggggcaggggcagggagaCGTCCAAGGAGGAAAGGACGAAGGAAAAATGGTCACCAAAAGCCAGGCACGAAACGGAGCTCCTGGACAGCAGGTGGACAGAGGACGGGAGGAAGAGGCAGAGCCCCAAAACATGTTGCGCAACAAGAAAAAAAGTTACCCGTCCACCCACCCCTTGCCCCTCCCCCCCCTTTGGGGTGGCAGCATGTAACGGTTGGGACGTGTTTTATACTCATTTTTATCCGAgtattgtttgttttttttcccgGTGAAAAGTTTCCTCAACGAtaccccatgccccatgctcttgccccatgccccatgccccatgccacgGCTCGTACCACGGAGAGCCTTCAAGTGGGAGAGAAGGCAACAATTAAATTTCCATTGCCGCTAATTATAGAAGGCAGCGGCGGATACTCTGCCCCGTCCACAAATGTCCTTAAAGTGCCATAAATATCAATCAAAATCAAATGCACACGCAACGGCGTGGGGCATGAGCAGGGTGAGGCGCTGCCCAGACTGGTCACCGGCATTGACAGCAATTGACGTGCCCCACACAGGCCGCAGGCCGCAGGCGACCGAAACGGCAACACAACATTCCATTATCCTTGCCTCCCAAGAAGGATACCGAAGGACATCTCTTCTATTATGCTAGTTCGACGCGCGTcctgcggcagcgcccctcagTCTGGGTGTCGCTCGGGCACCACTTGATGGTGTCCCAATCCCCATGTCCTACAAGATATGTATCTCTTCGGATAAAATGAAGATACGAACGAATGGGAGTGAAAGGTATTTTTTGGGGAAGCAGCGATAGGTGGATAGTTATGGTATATCGAAGATCCCTTTTTCCTCTTCCCAAATCCAAGGGGCTTGCGACACTCCTCTTTTGACATCTCGGGTGGTGCCCCTCCCTCTCTATGTTTCCGTTTCGGCTTCCACTTCAGCTTTCCTTTTCGATTGCGATTTCGATTTTCGATTGCAGTTCCGATTCCGGTTATGAGGCCAAGTGGTATTGAGTGTTTCGTTTGCTGTTTCTTAAGCGAATGCTGCCACCCGGCTTCTTCCCCTTCCTCCCCTTCTGCCCCCGCCTCACTCCTGCCCTTTCCCTCTACCGCTTTGTTCTCGCCGTGTGATTTATGCCTCATTTTGCTGCTACAGTTATGTGTCGTTGCCATTTCTATTGGTGCTTATGGTGTGTGGCACGGTGGCAACATATGGACGCTGCGGGCCCATAGTTATTCTCGTTATTTGTTAATCTATTTGTTAGACATTTTTATTTGGTCTCTTGCTCCCaccgctgctcctgctgctcctgctgctcctgctgctcctgctgctcctgctgccaCTTCTGCCACTTCTTCTTATCCCCAACAAAAAGTTCCAAGTGAGATTTATGCCGCACACCCCCTCCCCCGCCAGTTCAGGGACGCGTCAGCGGCACATTGCGCGCTCTCCGTTGTATTTGATTTGTGCGTTGgatgtgtgggtgggtgggtggatGAATGGAATCCCAGCCAGAAATCCAATGGACAAATCCTATTGCCATTCCGGCATCCCTCCGTTCGGTGTCCCATTCCCAGTCTCCATTCCCCACTCGATTGGCCGGACGGACCGGGACGACACGATGTACGACATAGAAGTGGAATTTTTATTAAGTTGTTTTATGCCTTGTGTCGTTTTGTTGTCGTTTTGTGCTGTTACTTCTTTCTGCTTAAACAATTACGACAAATTGCGCTTTTATGGACTGCCAGAGAACACTGGAGGATGGATCCGATCCGTCCAACGCAGGGGGTTAGGGGGACACAGGATGACACGCACTCGTCAATGTGCAAAGCCCAGAGCGCTAATATCCGATCCACGCTCTCCAGCGATCCTCCAACGGCGCAGAGGAGGCACAGGAGAAGGGGGCGAGAGTCCACTCGGGGTGCAATGCAGTGCACTGCAGCAGTCGTTAAGGCCACAGCCGAAGCCGCGGCCGCGGCCGCGGCCGCAAATAGAGCTTAATTGCCACACAATGCCAaatgcagtggcagtggcagtggcagtggcagtggcagtggcagtggcagtggcagtggcagtggcgcgTTGCACGCTGCCATGAAGCCATGAAGCGGCGTTAATTAGGTGAAAGCATCCGCCAAGCAGGTCAGAGCAGAGTCGAAGATAATCCGCGAGTCAAAGATCTGTGTTTTGTGGAGAAACTGCCGTCAGTGGCATCGCAGTGGAACGTATGTGGGGCTTGTTCGATATTTAATCGATCGTCTGTCAATGATCTGTATTTAATCGGAATCGATCGATAAATAGTCTACAGTAATCATAAT
The Drosophila miranda strain MSH22 chromosome XL, D.miranda_PacBio2.1, whole genome shotgun sequence genome window above contains:
- the LOC108159813 gene encoding LOW QUALITY PROTEIN: uncharacterized protein LOC108159813 (The sequence of the model RefSeq protein was modified relative to this genomic sequence to represent the inferred CDS: substituted 1 base at 1 genomic stop codon), coding for MPETLPATATVTASSIDCTVAVLKVPTPTMQMPQVCNLQSLGLIMEPNNINIELNPAATPTPTPTSPEFKMMTMDITKTEPGLVGLSSNQQQQQQQQQQQSGQQQQAASMNSNSGNSVGQNANNGCNSNGGGVNSGNGNGNNGGNNNSNSNVQSIAAAANNNNNNNNGSQLCAGCGKHIQDRYLLRALDMLWHEDCLKCGCCDCRLGEVGSTLYTKGNLMLCKRDYLRLFGNTGYCAACSKVIPAFEMVMRARTNVYHLECFACQQCNHRFCVGDRFYLCENKILCEYDYEERLVFASMANHPMLKRHVSSLGQGSPTGAAGAPGAAGGLLGGGPGVANGGVGVGMVNGPRTPGDHNNNNGPQTPTGGGSPFAAAAAAAAAAAHMKNQLGASSXNKALGMGGVGPGVVGVGVGSGSGVGMGVGVGVGVGGMGVGAGQQQFYGVTGFGLPHQQQQQQQQHQQHQQQQQHQQQQQQQQLMGLGLGGGASGSIGAAGGGAAAGGGVGSMGSSCKRYQRKFYNRN